The nucleotide window CTTGTAAATTCCTGGGGTGAAATTACCTGGAATGGTGAAGTTAGCTTCCTTGAGGCCGAATAGGCTGAAGACGCCAAACTGAGTAACCTCAGGTGCGGAGACCATGGGAACCTCCGCCACAAGTGTGGTATTATGGTAAACTAATGCCGTGACGTTAGTGGTGAAAAGACCTAGTCCAAAGCTTGTAAACACCTCAGCAAAGAAAGTAACGTTCTCTCCTGGAGAGGCTCCGGGGTATCCATCTATTACAGGGGTATATACAGCACCGTAAATTAAGTTACCAACGTAAACGTAGGAGTAAGTTGATCCCAAGGTTGAGTTTACCAGTAGTAAGTAGGTTCCTTGAGGCATGTTCGGCAAGACCGTGAACTGACCAGAGTAAATACCCTGTCCAACTGGTAGCAACTTAACGCTAAGTAAAACCTTACCGTCCTTGATAAGGTAAGCGTTAACGCTGGAGTTAACCAATGGAGTACCGTTTGGATACGTAACCTGAGCCTGGATTGGGATTGGTTCGTTGCTCGGATAAGGAAGGGATATGGGATAGGGGGTAGGCTGAGAGATAACAACAGAACCCCCCACATCTATATCAGTCTGACCTATCCCATTAAGGTTTTGGGAAGAGCCGTTTACGATTATTGACCAGATGTTTGCAGGTTGTCCTTGTTGTACTTGAACATCTCCCTTCCAGAACGTTCCATTGAAAGTCAGTGGAACTTTCTCCAAAAACCCCTGAGTGGTGTAGATGTATGCGTTAAACTGACCTCCCCTTACTATCGTACCGTTCTGGAAAGTGATGTACGCAGTTATCCCAACGGTGGTATTGTAGGAGTACCAGGGTATAGTAGTGTTTTCAGAGAAAGTAGATACAGATATCTCCAGTCCCTTCTGCATCAGGTAGTCCCTTACAGCGTTTAGAAGTCCAGGGTAATATGGTGACCCTAACCCCGTGACCATGTTGTAACCCATTTTTGAGTTATACACACCGTTGAACCCTACCGTGATTGAATGGAAGGCTTCATGGTACAGTGAGGAGTTGGAATATATCCAATAAAGGATTGGGTTGATCAAACCCAACGAGGAGTTTAGAGAGGAATCCATATCTGCAGCTATTCCAGCCCATATGGGGGATGCCAAGCTTGTACCTCCTATCACTTCCTGGGCCCCCTCCACTGTGACTACCATACCTGTGTAGGGATTAGCGTCAGCACTTACATCAGGTACCTCCCTAGCTGAGGCGTTGAGGTACTTCAACTGATACCATGGGGCTGGGAATAGCGTGCTAACTCCACCCCCTGAGGACACAGTTGAAGGTCCAGGTTCAAAGTATTGAGGCAATACGCTCCAGGCCGTCTCGTACTGGTAGCTCACCGTAGCGTTCCTATCCTGAACGTACCCCGATCTCACGTTTAGGTATAGAGACGTTCCTCCTACTGCAGTAACAAAGGGAGAAGAGGCTGGGAAAGAGACCCCTCCGTAGCTAGTAGTTGTGCCTCCGAAGGCCCCTTGATCTCCTGAAGAGGCGAAGAACGAAATGCCCTCAGCTGTGCCCAGCTCAAAGTAGTAATCCAGGTAGGGATAGTTTGGCGTAGAGCTTCCCTGGAAATAAGCGTAATACCCAGACGACCCTATCAGGTTTTCAGGTAGACCCCAACTCATTGACACGACGTTTGCTAGATCCTCCGACACAACCAGGTCAACTGCCTGGAAAAGCAAGCTGGGGCTCGAGGCTATCACCGCCAAGACATGGGCGTACGGAGCTACGCTGTGCACAGCCTCGACGTCAAGGGCTGTCTCCACGTCCCACCCTGAAAATATCCCAAAGATAGGGTGATAGGGACCTAAAGGAAGTATAGTCAGATTTATTGGTGGCAGTCCGTTCTGGGAGTCGAACGCCTTTAAATCCTGATAGAGCTCCGGGTCCCCGTAGGCGTCAATCACAGCTACCGTCACGTTTCTACCACCAGGGGTCACGTTGTAGGCTTGCTGAATTTCCTTTCCGCTGTAATACAGCGCAGAAAATTGGAAACCAAAGTAGTTCGGAAAGCTGCTACCCACGAGCCCCGTTGATGTGAGGTTACCTAGAGGTATCAGTTGAGGTTTAATTAATGTGAAGTTTGTTAATCCCATTACTAGGGAATTGGCCAAGTCGTGGGGAATATAGGGAGTAGAGATCGGTCTATAGTAGACTTCACCTTGATACTTGTATAGCTCTAGATTTGTCTTAAAGACACTCTCTACAGTGGAGGCGCTTGCAACTCCAACAACTAGGAAGGGACTCTTATAGACCACGGAAAAACCGTCACTCTCTAAGTAGTTCACCACCTCCAGTTCCTGTTGAACGTTCCCAAAATCAGATATTAGCTGATCCTTGCTCAAGGGCTTAGCCTGATGGTTTCCTATCTCCTGAACCAGAAGGTTAAGGTAATTGGTGTCCTTTGGAGGAATGAGGACTGAAATGCACACTTGAGACGAACTTGGCACCGTGCCTAAAGGCGTTCCCTGAAGTGAAGGTCCAAAGTACTGAGCATAGGAGTAACTAGGTGGAGTGAAAAATGCAGAAAAAATAACCAAGATAAATACCAATAAACTTAGCCTCACAACATGGATTAATAACACATAATATTTAACTTTGAGCCAGATAACAATTCCCCAAGGGATTTACTTAAAAATATTTAGAAAATCTTAAAAAATTATAATTCACTTAGCAAACCTTGAAGGTACCCGGTTAACAAGGATTGGCTTGCAACCTTTGCGTAGTTGAGCTCTAGCACAAGATATTGCCCGGAAACTGATCCTAGAACTAGGGTGTTATTGTTTATGGGATACGGGTTCGCAACGAAGTATGGCGCACCGTCTATGTTGCCTTGCGTTACAATCGCATTCATCCCAGTAATGTTCTTGATCATCTCATAGTTACTCAGAAGTTGGTTGTACTTGTTTTGAGCATCTTGTTGTGTCTTGAACTGCGTAACCTGAACTGTCAGCAGAGATGAACTGTTAGCGTAAACTGCTAAGTATCCTGTACTTACATTCAGAGTCAAGTTTCCGTAGTAATGACCTTGACCTCCCATCATTCCGTATTGATTGAAGTTCTTAAAGTGGTACATCCCGAACCCGTTAAAGTTCCCTAGGCCTAATATATCGGTGTAGTTTAACTGGTGTAACGCGGTGTAATTTACGTATGACCAGTAGGCTATTTTCATGTCGGGTACGCTACTGAAGATTGATGGGGGAGAGACGAGGCCTACTCCGGACGTCACTGCGTCCTGGTACTGGTTCATGAACAAGTTCAGGGCAGACTGCGCTGGATCGTTAACTCCCTTAACTACTATTGCAACTAGGTATTTACCGTCGTACCCTGTTGCTATCCCGTAAGAGGAGATATTTCCGTAAACGTACTCCAGGTTCCCGGACTTGTTAACGTTAAAGTTGTACCCTGCTACTAGGATTAGGGCGAGTTTCCTAAAGTAGTTGGTCACGTTCTCTGAAGTAACCTTGGATACCAGGGATACGGCGTAGGAAGAGCTGTTGTGTACTAGAACTTCACCAAAGGTGACTCCAAGGTTTTGGCTCAAATTATCTAAATAATATGAAGGTATAGTACCCATAGGGGCAATACCAGAGAGGTTGTTCAGCTCAGCCCATACACCTACCGTATACCCCTGAACTCCAGTAGAAGCTTCGGCCTGGACGGGGCTTAGAATGAAGTTAGCGCTTGGAGAAGACACTAGGTTAACTGAGCTCTTAGCTGGTGAGCTAACGTGAGTAGTAGTATTTACAAAGGCTATAACTGAAATCACCACTATAATTACACCTATTGTACCAATTACTATTGTCTTATTCATACTTTCATGTAAGGTTGACTAGTTAAAAATATTCTCCATATAAATCATCAAGAAGAGGAACAATTTTAATTTAGATTAATGCAATTTTCTGTAACATCCTCTCGTCAGGTCAGGTCTAGGGTCATAAAAAGAAGGATAATGAAGGGGGTCGGCCTCAGGAAATTATCGTTCCTAGGGGAGTACCGACGGAAGTCCCGATATTGTAGCTTTGCCCAGGAAAGGAGGGCTAGATCCTTCATAGCTCTTCAAATGTATGGATCCTGAATCCGCCAACACGAAGAAACCAGTCTCGAATAGGTAAGTGTATTGGGATACTAAAGGAAAGGATACATCTCATCAAAGGGCAATGCTCAAGAGTTTAGTGAAGGCCCATGACAAAGTGACCAAGCAGTGAAGGTAGCTGTTCCAGTTAGTAATATACCCGTTAGATGGAGTTTGTTTTCCGGATTTAACAACCGCGCTCTGTAAAACCATGAAGAACTAATTATTTTTAGTAAAAGTCTCCCTGGAGAATCTTTAAATCCTTTCAATGGCAGGATCAATTCGACTATTGATAGAATAGGCACGGAGATCTAGGGCATCAAATGTCAGGAGCCGTGGTCAACAGTTTCTCTGAGCCGATTGGGTTCACATGATCTGGGTTGTTGAGGGCTTTATATACCGCCAAAGGGTCTTGCCCCGGATGTGGGCCTGTATCCTGAAAGGTAGGTAAGACAATATAAAAGGTCCAAGGTGTGCGGGTTCCCCCACCGCCTAGGTGGGTCGGGGTCACTCCTTGGGGAGTGAGAGCGAGTCTTCCGCTCGACTCCCGTGAAGCCTAAGGGTCGGGGGTAGATATCAAACAACATGAAATTCTAAGAGACCCAAACCCCTAAGACTTCTCTGGATCCCTCAAGTCGAATATCCGCCTAAACCCTAGAAAGAAGCTTTATCCTCCCTACCCTCTCCCTTCATCTCATGCTTTTCTTCCTCTTCTTTGCTCATTTCAATTATTTCCGCTGCTAGGAACCCCAAGATGATAGTACCCATGAAGAAGTACACTACTGAAGGGGGAGACGAACCTATGGATTGGAAAAGTTCGTATCCGGAAAAGGATGTGGCAAACACAGATAACACGAACCACTTTATCCTCTTGGAAAACTTCGTCAGGGAGAGCTTCATCAAGGAGAAATCTGATGACAGATGAACGAAAATATTGGCAAATAATGATACTAGTCCTGCTATGGTGAAGGCAACGAAAGCGTTGGTACCTACAATCAAGAATCCTCCCAACAATATTGCAAAGTATATCCCCACCGAGAGCAGAACAGCGTTCATGGGCCCCCTCCCTGACTCAAGCTTACTCAATGCTTCTGGGAGGAACTTACCCCTAGCCATTGCGAAAATGGTCCTAGACGTTGCAGTAAGGAACGTTAAGGTAGCTAGAATACCATCGTTGGCCGCGGCAAATAGGACGAACACTAGAGTTAAGAGACCAAATCTGTCCTCAACCAGCTGAATAAGGTTCAATTGATTTGCTGCTAAGTGGAAAAATATAATGTGGTCTGTTATTCCGTAAATATCGAAGGCAGCCAATAGTCCACCCAGAAGTATAACAGTTACTATGGCTGTAGGCACGCTCTTCTTCGGGTTCTTGACCTCTCCTGATAGAGGTGTAATAGAACCGTAACCTGTTGGGATGCTTGAGCCAAAAAGAATGGCTAAGGCTATTGAAGAAAGAGAAAGATTTGAAGGAACTGGGTTGTACAATTTGAAGCCAGTGGAGGACATGAAGAGCACTGCAAGTGTAGTCATCATCCCTATTTCTATTAGGCTCGCCACTATCGCGTACTTGGCTGTGGGTCTTATACCTAGAATAGCGAAAGCACTGGAGACTCCTAAGATTATCAAACCTATAACATAAGAAGGTACAGGAAGGATGGAAGACAGAATAAACGAGGCGCCAAAGACATAGGCTGACCCATAGAGAGAGGAATATAAAAGATATAACCACCCGGTCTCAAATCCCAGTCTTTTTGTCAAAGTGTAATAGGCATAAGTGTAGTATCCTCCCGCTTTCGTAAATTTATTAGAAAGAATATAAACAACCATACCATTGACCAATACCAAGACTGTACCTAGAATTACCGCTAGGGCCGCACCTCTCCCTACCACGTCGTATGCTGCAACCCCGTAAGTTAATACGCTAAGAAACGGAGACTGCCCCCCTAGGCTTATGAATATGAGGTCAAGGACACCAATCTCACGCCTCGGCTCTGAATCTCTCTGCTCCTTTTGGAAGCCCTTATACATCTAGGATACTCTATAGAATGGAAAAGGATATTAAAATCTTCCAGATATTTTCGATTTTTTTTAAAAAATATACTGCCACGTTTAAAAGTGAAAAATCTTCAAAAGTTAGACCACGCTAAATATATTATTAAAAGATTAGGTAAGGGGAAAAGAAATGGGTTTTGCCCCATGGAGTTCCTAAACTTTCTCGCAGTCCTAGGTTTTAGAATAAGAAGTAATTTTCAGCTTATTATTTATTGGAGAACAGAGAATAAATTGAAACTGATCGCAGTATCAGGTAGACTAAATGTCAGAATGACGTGCACTCCCTGGAGGTATATTAAGGTATAAGTCTTGTAGATTTCCACGTTGTTAGAAGTCCTTCCCAATAGTAGGTCCTAAAGTCCCATACATTATTAATTGGACAAAGCACCAAGTTATACCGTAATGAAAGTTGTAGACTTGAACGACCTTCCAGTGAAGGAGGAAATAAAGGTCATCTTGAAGAGGAGGGGAATTGTATCCCTGAACCCCGTCCAGTCGGAGGCAGTGGAAAAGGGACTCCTTGAAGGTAAACGTTTACTCCTGACCTCTCCAACCGGGTCTGGAAAGACGCTCATTGCAGAGTTGGGCATGCTCTCCCATCTAATGAGGGGAGAAAGGAGGGCAGTATATGTGACGCCTTTGAGGGCCCTTACGTCAGAGAAATTCGTAACTTTCAAGGACTGGGAAGCCCTGGGCATAAAGGTCGGGATGACCTCAGGGGACTACGACACCGACGATAGATACCTCAGCAGATACGACCTAGTAGTAACTACCTATGAAAAACTTGACTCCCTGTGGAGGCATAAACCAGAGTGGTTACTTGAGACCGACTACTTCGTCCTTGACGAGTTCCATTACCTAAACGATGGAACCAGAGGTCCAGTAGTAGAGAGCGTTGCCATTAGAGCTAAGAGAAATTTCCTTCTTGCCTTGAGCGCCACTGTCAGCAACAGTTCCCAAATAGCTCAATGGTTAAGTGCAATCCCCATTACCACCAACTGGAGACCCGTCCCATTAAAGGAGGGAATCCTGGTTAACGAAAGGAGAAGGAGCCAGATCTACTATTCTGATGGTTCCTCATATCCCCTCGCTGGGAGCGATCCTATTCTGTCCTATACTGAGAAGGTGGTCAACGAAGGAGGGCAAGTCCTAGTGTTCAGGAACTCTAGAAAGATGGCTGAAACTACAGCGTGGAAGATAAAGGAGCTCGACTTAAAGCTC belongs to Metallosphaera tengchongensis and includes:
- a CDS encoding S53 family peptidase, which translates into the protein MRLSLLVFILVIFSAFFTPPSYSYAQYFGPSLQGTPLGTVPSSSQVCISVLIPPKDTNYLNLLVQEIGNHQAKPLSKDQLISDFGNVQQELEVVNYLESDGFSVVYKSPFLVVGVASASTVESVFKTNLELYKYQGEVYYRPISTPYIPHDLANSLVMGLTNFTLIKPQLIPLGNLTSTGLVGSSFPNYFGFQFSALYYSGKEIQQAYNVTPGGRNVTVAVIDAYGDPELYQDLKAFDSQNGLPPINLTILPLGPYHPIFGIFSGWDVETALDVEAVHSVAPYAHVLAVIASSPSLLFQAVDLVVSEDLANVVSMSWGLPENLIGSSGYYAYFQGSSTPNYPYLDYYFELGTAEGISFFASSGDQGAFGGTTTSYGGVSFPASSPFVTAVGGTSLYLNVRSGYVQDRNATVSYQYETAWSVLPQYFEPGPSTVSSGGGVSTLFPAPWYQLKYLNASAREVPDVSADANPYTGMVVTVEGAQEVIGGTSLASPIWAGIAADMDSSLNSSLGLINPILYWIYSNSSLYHEAFHSITVGFNGVYNSKMGYNMVTGLGSPYYPGLLNAVRDYLMQKGLEISVSTFSENTTIPWYSYNTTVGITAYITFQNGTIVRGGQFNAYIYTTQGFLEKVPLTFNGTFWKGDVQVQQGQPANIWSIIVNGSSQNLNGIGQTDIDVGGSVVISQPTPYPISLPYPSNEPIPIQAQVTYPNGTPLVNSSVNAYLIKDGKVLLSVKLLPVGQGIYSGQFTVLPNMPQGTYLLLVNSTLGSTYSYVYVGNLIYGAVYTPVIDGYPGASPGENVTFFAEVFTSFGLGLFTTNVTALVYHNTTLVAEVPMVSAPEVTQFGVFSLFGLKEANFTIPGNFTPGIYKVVFETRANTSVGIQTGNFTTWFYVAPALSSSVSIPGPLYQGEKVPIHVNITFSNGTPVKSGTFSAVLVPAGQTSRSLVYESSYEVPLQYNSSEGEWVGYYTVPSFQNSQLLGGNEPGVIAGPWTVIVAGTSPLGYTEMVHQDVQVMDQTYLGNIVLNRTQPLGQYGEPYSLYQVYSPNLTVDGTSLNLVGSTVGVLKVVDGEVNVSSSSIGEIVAVNSTVTLVNTLVVGSPVGITSTDSNLTFVSSTLESSPYAFNVSGGNVILQGSPVLSPSLSVAQPPRVTPAILNVTSGFSVVNVTVSPYLTPISLYMDGVPQNFTYSRLNGSLIIHVPVKASSLPSGLYIYTLQLKNGLKYNVTFEVNNLYHDVVFSQDIAVLEVVLGVLVVVVVILFILLLRRGKR
- a CDS encoding APC family permease — protein: MYKGFQKEQRDSEPRREIGVLDLIFISLGGQSPFLSVLTYGVAAYDVVGRGAALAVILGTVLVLVNGMVVYILSNKFTKAGGYYTYAYYTLTKRLGFETGWLYLLYSSLYGSAYVFGASFILSSILPVPSYVIGLIILGVSSAFAILGIRPTAKYAIVASLIEIGMMTTLAVLFMSSTGFKLYNPVPSNLSLSSIALAILFGSSIPTGYGSITPLSGEVKNPKKSVPTAIVTVILLGGLLAAFDIYGITDHIIFFHLAANQLNLIQLVEDRFGLLTLVFVLFAAANDGILATLTFLTATSRTIFAMARGKFLPEALSKLESGRGPMNAVLLSVGIYFAILLGGFLIVGTNAFVAFTIAGLVSLFANIFVHLSSDFSLMKLSLTKFSKRIKWFVLSVFATSFSGYELFQSIGSSPPSVVYFFMGTIILGFLAAEIIEMSKEEEEKHEMKGEGREDKASF